From the genome of Staphylococcus haemolyticus, one region includes:
- a CDS encoding flavin reductase family protein yields the protein MKHIDPNQLSDIQNYKLLSGSIIPRPIAFVTSSDIEGNINAAPFSFFNIVNNAPPMIAISAQRAGGKRKDTAINIENGQSFVVHVTDEDNVEEINKTAASINPKDNELDLTELNTISSDLIDIPAIKEAKIRFECQLEQMILLGSEDDGADLIIGKIVKYHIKDDVYFGDSKIDAKQLKPVARLAGNDYAKLGEQFTIERPSN from the coding sequence GTGAAACACATTGATCCTAATCAACTATCAGATATCCAAAATTATAAACTATTAAGTGGTTCAATCATACCAAGGCCAATAGCATTTGTTACATCTTCTGATATCGAAGGAAATATAAATGCTGCGCCATTTAGTTTTTTTAATATAGTTAATAATGCGCCACCTATGATTGCTATTTCGGCACAGAGAGCAGGAGGAAAGCGTAAAGATACGGCAATTAATATAGAAAACGGCCAATCATTTGTTGTTCATGTTACAGATGAAGATAATGTTGAGGAAATTAATAAGACCGCTGCATCTATCAATCCTAAAGATAATGAACTTGATTTAACAGAACTCAACACCATCTCATCTGATCTGATTGATATTCCAGCTATAAAGGAAGCTAAAATTAGATTTGAATGTCAACTTGAACAAATGATTTTATTAGGCTCTGAAGATGATGGTGCTGATTTAATTATTGGAAAAATTGTTAAGTACCACATAAAAGATGATGTATATTTTGGTGATAGTAAAATTGATGCGAAACAATTAAAACCAGTAGCCCGTTTAGCAGGTAATGATTACGCTAAATTAGGTGAGCAATTTACAATTGAGCGTCCAAGTAATTGA
- a CDS encoding MurR/RpiR family transcriptional regulator — translation MLLDEKVNANFDKLNDNDLQIAHFVNTHVNQCKTLKIHELSQYTHASNATIHRFTRKLGFDGYSDFKSYLKFESEHLSQLPKDSMDAFKQEIETTLSYLDRIDYNLITDKLNQASTVYLYGTGRAQKNVADEAQRILLTMHKNIIVLHDVHELKMVLNRSIDEDLFFIISLSGESHQLTDVTNLLQLRQKYFISVTTMKDNSLAQKASYNVYVSSNTFYLYDGTDYSSFISYHIFFETLLRKYNERKDNGELS, via the coding sequence GTGCTACTAGATGAAAAAGTAAATGCCAATTTTGACAAGTTAAATGATAATGACCTACAAATTGCACACTTTGTAAACACGCACGTAAATCAATGTAAAACTTTGAAGATACACGAACTTTCACAATACACTCATGCATCTAACGCTACCATTCATAGATTTACACGAAAGTTAGGATTTGATGGTTATAGTGACTTTAAATCCTATTTAAAATTTGAAAGTGAACATTTAAGTCAACTACCTAAAGATTCGATGGATGCTTTTAAACAGGAAATAGAGACAACACTTAGCTATTTAGATCGTATTGATTATAATTTGATTACCGATAAACTTAACCAGGCGTCTACCGTCTACTTATATGGTACTGGTCGTGCACAGAAAAATGTTGCGGACGAAGCTCAGCGAATATTATTAACGATGCATAAAAATATTATCGTGTTACATGACGTTCATGAGTTAAAAATGGTACTGAATCGTTCGATTGATGAAGATTTATTCTTTATTATTTCTCTATCTGGTGAGAGTCACCAACTCACAGACGTTACAAACCTACTTCAATTACGCCAAAAATATTTTATCTCAGTTACAACAATGAAAGATAATTCATTAGCCCAAAAAGCGAGCTATAACGTTTATGTATCAAGTAATACTTTCTATTTATACGATGGTACAGACTATTCAAGTTTTATTAGTTATCATATCTTTTTTGAAACTTTACTCAGAAAATATAATGAACGTAAAGATAACGGTGAACTCAGTTAA
- a CDS encoding SRPBCC family protein: protein MAKYNVENEHVEIHIERLLKYSPELVYQAWTDADLLKQWFMTSQRTNKSIDVDMTESGSYRIVDSRNGRQNIIQGTYQELVDNEYIKMTIGMPELSDQEDVIEVEFEERENGGTQMFFFYQSLVERERRLTTLEYKQKKKEYHDSTVHGLELMFDKMHQILEQYVEDNNLLK from the coding sequence GTGGCAAAGTATAATGTTGAGAATGAACATGTTGAAATTCATATCGAACGTTTATTAAAATACTCACCAGAATTAGTATACCAAGCTTGGACGGATGCTGATTTATTAAAACAGTGGTTTATGACATCTCAACGTACGAATAAGTCAATTGATGTAGATATGACTGAAAGTGGCTCATATCGCATAGTTGATTCACGTAATGGACGACAAAATATTATCCAAGGTACGTATCAAGAACTCGTTGACAATGAGTATATAAAAATGACAATTGGTATGCCTGAATTAAGTGATCAAGAGGATGTCATTGAAGTTGAATTTGAAGAGCGTGAAAACGGTGGCACACAAATGTTTTTCTTTTATCAGTCATTAGTTGAACGTGAACGACGCTTAACAACATTAGAATACAAACAAAAGAAAAAGGAATATCACGATTCTACTGTTCACGGATTAGAATTAATGTTTGATAAAATGCATCAAATACTTGAACAATATGTAGAAGACAATAATCTATTAAAATAA
- a CDS encoding alpha-glucoside-specific PTS transporter subunit IIBC, with protein sequence MNAIKRFGSAMIVPVLMFAFFGIVLGFATLFKNPTIMGGLANDHTFWFKFWSVIESGGWVIFNHMEIVFVVGLPLSLAKKAPGHAALAALMGYLMFNTFINAILTQWPHTFGANLEKGVENVTGLKAIAGIETLDTNILGGIIISAIVTWIHNRFYSKKLPEMLGVFQGLTFVVTISFFVMLPIAAITCVVWPTIQNGIESMQHFIIASGYIGVWLYHFLERVLIPTGLHHFIYAPIEVGPVVAKDGLKAEWFRHLNEFAESSKPLKEQFHYGFMLQGNGKVFGAIGIALAMYSTTPKANRKKVAALLVPATLTAVVVGITEPLEFTFLFIAPYLFVIHALLAATMDTIMYGFGVVGNMGGGLLDFIATNWIPLGQNHWLTYVAQVVIGLIFSGIYFVVFRYLILKFDIPLPGRRAEEEVKLFSKKDYKEKKGDGSTDNSGFQPSNEYEAKAHYYLEGLGGKENIKDVTNCTTRLRLTVNDETKVEDSGYFTHEQMSHGLVKSGKNVQVVVGMTVPQVREAFEHLVYDDSDKK encoded by the coding sequence ATGAACGCTATTAAACGTTTTGGGAGTGCAATGATTGTTCCCGTATTAATGTTTGCATTCTTTGGGATAGTATTAGGTTTTGCAACATTATTCAAAAATCCTACCATCATGGGTGGATTAGCAAATGATCATACATTTTGGTTTAAATTTTGGTCTGTAATTGAATCAGGTGGTTGGGTTATCTTCAATCATATGGAAATCGTATTTGTGGTTGGATTGCCTTTATCTCTAGCTAAGAAGGCCCCTGGTCATGCGGCTTTAGCTGCATTGATGGGCTATTTAATGTTTAATACCTTTATCAACGCTATTTTAACGCAATGGCCACATACATTTGGTGCTAATTTAGAAAAAGGTGTAGAAAATGTAACTGGATTAAAAGCGATTGCTGGTATTGAAACTTTAGATACTAATATTTTAGGTGGTATCATTATTTCTGCCATTGTGACATGGATACATAATCGTTTTTATAGTAAAAAATTACCAGAGATGTTAGGTGTATTCCAAGGTTTAACATTTGTTGTAACAATTTCATTCTTTGTTATGTTGCCAATAGCTGCAATTACTTGTGTCGTTTGGCCAACAATACAAAATGGTATTGAATCAATGCAACATTTCATTATCGCATCAGGCTACATCGGTGTTTGGTTGTATCATTTCTTAGAACGCGTGTTAATACCGACTGGTTTACATCACTTTATCTATGCACCAATTGAAGTAGGTCCGGTTGTTGCAAAAGACGGACTTAAAGCAGAATGGTTTAGACATTTAAATGAATTTGCTGAAAGTAGTAAACCGTTAAAAGAACAATTCCATTACGGTTTCATGTTACAAGGTAACGGTAAAGTGTTTGGTGCTATCGGTATCGCATTAGCAATGTATTCTACAACTCCTAAAGCTAATCGTAAAAAAGTTGCTGCGTTATTAGTACCAGCTACATTAACTGCGGTAGTTGTTGGTATTACTGAACCTTTAGAATTTACATTCTTATTTATCGCACCTTACTTATTTGTTATACATGCATTATTAGCAGCGACAATGGATACAATTATGTATGGTTTCGGTGTTGTTGGTAACATGGGCGGTGGATTACTTGATTTCATCGCGACGAACTGGATTCCGTTAGGACAAAATCACTGGCTAACTTATGTAGCTCAAGTTGTTATAGGATTGATTTTCTCAGGTATCTATTTCGTTGTATTCAGATATTTAATCTTGAAATTTGATATTCCATTACCTGGACGTCGAGCTGAAGAAGAAGTTAAATTATTCTCTAAAAAAGATTATAAAGAGAAAAAAGGCGATGGAAGTACTGACAATTCTGGATTCCAACCTAGCAATGAATATGAAGCGAAAGCACATTATTATTTAGAAGGATTAGGCGGAAAAGAAAATATTAAAGACGTTACTAATTGTACAACACGTTTACGCCTAACAGTTAATGATGAAACAAAAGTTGAAGATAGTGGATATTTCACTCATGAACAAATGTCGCACGGATTAGTTAAAAGCGGTAAAAATGTACAAGTCGTTGTTGGAATGACTGTGCCCCAAGTACGTGAAGCATTTGAACATTTAGTTTATGATGATAGTGATAAAAAATAA
- a CDS encoding Na+/H+ antiporter NhaC family protein, translated as MEEQRKGNAWALLPLLLFIALFLGVGTITGDFTNMPLNVAITITVIVALIMNRKETFANKVEVFTKGAGHSNIILMVFIFILAGAFSTTTEKMGGVESTVNLGLSLIPQNLIIVGLFVICMFVSISMGTSVGTVAALAPVGFGFAQATDIPAALAMGTVVGGAMFGDNLSMISDTTIAAVRTQKTRMKDKFKVNFWIVLPGAILTIIVLFFLTNGISIDHSKSYDYNLIKVIPYVLVLVLALVGVNVIIVLIGGTLLSGAIGLFDGFFGWKGLLNAVSEGIIGMEDIAIIAVLIGGLVGIIQHNGGIEWLLNFVRSKVTTKRGAEFGIAGLVSAADIATANNTISIIMSGPLAKNIADEYDVDPRKSASLLDIFAGCFQGFLPYSPQVIAAAGVASISPFSVMPYCIYSFLLGICGIIAIILRYPRVKAKS; from the coding sequence ATGGAGGAACAAAGAAAAGGCAATGCATGGGCGTTACTTCCATTATTATTATTTATTGCATTGTTTTTAGGTGTAGGTACCATTACAGGTGATTTCACTAATATGCCTTTAAATGTAGCTATCACGATTACTGTTATTGTTGCTTTAATAATGAATAGGAAAGAAACATTTGCTAACAAAGTTGAAGTGTTTACAAAAGGAGCAGGTCATTCCAATATCATTTTAATGGTATTTATATTTATATTGGCTGGTGCTTTCTCAACTACCACTGAAAAAATGGGCGGTGTTGAATCAACAGTAAATCTAGGTTTATCATTGATACCTCAAAATTTAATCATCGTTGGATTATTTGTAATTTGTATGTTTGTGTCAATTTCAATGGGTACCTCTGTAGGTACAGTTGCTGCATTAGCACCTGTTGGATTTGGATTTGCGCAGGCAACTGATATTCCAGCAGCGTTAGCAATGGGTACTGTTGTAGGTGGTGCTATGTTTGGCGATAATTTATCGATGATTTCAGATACTACCATAGCTGCTGTTCGAACTCAAAAAACAAGAATGAAAGATAAATTTAAAGTGAATTTTTGGATTGTACTACCTGGAGCAATATTAACAATTATTGTCTTATTCTTCCTTACTAACGGTATCTCAATAGATCACTCTAAAAGCTATGATTATAATTTAATTAAGGTAATCCCTTATGTACTAGTATTAGTATTAGCGCTCGTAGGGGTAAATGTAATCATTGTATTAATCGGTGGTACGTTATTATCAGGTGCTATTGGCTTATTTGATGGTTTTTTTGGTTGGAAAGGATTACTAAATGCAGTATCAGAGGGTATTATAGGTATGGAAGACATTGCAATCATAGCAGTGTTAATTGGTGGTTTAGTTGGAATTATTCAACATAATGGTGGAATTGAATGGTTATTAAATTTTGTTCGTTCTAAAGTTACAACTAAACGTGGTGCTGAATTTGGTATTGCTGGTTTAGTGAGCGCAGCTGATATTGCAACAGCTAATAATACAATTTCAATTATTATGTCAGGTCCATTAGCCAAAAATATTGCAGATGAATATGATGTTGATCCACGTAAATCTGCAAGTTTATTAGATATATTTGCAGGGTGCTTTCAAGGTTTTTTACCTTATAGCCCACAAGTGATAGCTGCAGCTGGCGTTGCAAGTATATCACCATTTAGTGTAATGCCTTACTGCATTTATTCATTTTTATTAGGGATATGCGGCATTATAGCTATTATATTAAGATACCCTCGTGTTAAAGCTAAATCTTAA